Proteins encoded in a region of the Diadema setosum chromosome 7, eeDiaSeto1, whole genome shotgun sequence genome:
- the LOC140230854 gene encoding G-protein coupled receptor moody-like, with product MNDTTIMPSSTATKNVELAGSIQFTFLAVVYILIAIIGIAGNSLVIAAVALCRKLQTPTNVFVVSLAVTDLLSCITLPFQAAMFLSTEDSRLPDGLCAFIGAVSIICLVGSIVTLALIAFNRCFLITQTRKTYSWLYTTKMLFLMTAMAWLYPTLVLVVPQVSGIGQLGYSPSYKACLWNEMHPLAYVSDILVAITFFFTFLIIIICYIKIWLYIRRHVRRLRTHSSIKSNNTEPSHLEDLSSTQEQHTDTQVGSSPHGQGAPNGSTVDKKRRPRSVSTREIEITKNLFYVVCAFFVCIIPYAITLTLPVDPILDLLVLYASVPLMFNGCVNPMIYAYKHPTMKVVFRYILKCRVGEIPKPSKCLRRVLSAKQVPAGLGPRINGMNDLRNSQQASRATPPVDHLKKDYQRTDSCA from the coding sequence ATGAACGACACAACAATTATGCCGTCGTCCACAGCCACAAAGAATGTGGAGCTGGCAGGTTCCATTCAATTTACTTTTCTTGCCGTCGTCTATATTCTCATCGCTATCATCGGCATCGCCGGGAATTCGCTGGTCATCGCCGCCGTCGCACTCTGCCGAAAGCTCCAAACACCGACGAACGTGTTCGTCGTTAGCCTGGCGGTGACGGACCTGCTCTCCTGCATTACGCTGCCGTTCCAAGCGGCGATGTTCCTCAGCACCGAGGATTCACGTCTCCCTGACGGATTATGTGCATTCATCGGTGCAGTCAGTATTATATGCCTTGTAGGAAGCATCGTCACACTAGCTCTCATCGCATTCAACAGGTGTTTCCTAATCACCCAGACGAGGAAAACGTACTCTTGGCTTTATACAACCAAGATGCTCTTCTTGATGACAGCCATGGCGTGGCTGTATCCGACGTTGGTCCTTGTAGTACCACAGGTCTCTGGCATTGGGCAGCTGGGTTATTCTCCGTCCTACAAAGCTTGCCTGTGGAACGAAATGCATCCCTTAGCCTACGTCAGTGACATCCTCGTAGCCATCacatttttcttcacatttctgATCATAATCATTTGTTACATCAAAATCTGGTTATACATCCGTCGCCATGTACGCAGgcttcgcacacacagctccaTCAAATCCAACAACACGGAGCCCAGCCACTTGGAAGATCTGAGCAGCACCCAGGAGCAGCATACGGACACCCAGGTCGGCAGCAGTCCTCATGGCCAGGGTGCTCCCAACGGCAGTACGGTGGACAAAAAGCGCCGTCCGAGGTCAGTGAGTACGCGGGAGATTGAGATCACCAAAAACCTCTTCTACGTTGTCTGCGCCTTCTTCGTGTGCATCATTCCCTACGCCATCACGCTGACATTGCCCGTCGACCCCATCCTCGATTTGCTCGTTCTCTACGCCAGCGTTCCCCTCATGTTCAATGGATGCGTGAATCCCATGATATACGCCTACAAGCACCCAACGATGAAGGTGGTATTCAGATACATTCTCAAGTGCAGAGTAGGCGAGATACCCAAACCGTCGAAATGTCTTCGCCGAGTGCTGAGTGCCAAACAGGTTCCCGCGGGGCTGGGACCGCGTATCAACGGAATGAACGATCTGCGGAACTCCCAACAAGCTAGTCGTGCCACCCCACCGGTCGATCATTTGAAAAAAGATTATCAGCGGACAGATAGCTGTGCATAG